One genomic segment of Heliomicrobium undosum includes these proteins:
- the pknB gene encoding Stk1 family PASTA domain-containing Ser/Thr kinase, which produces MIGRIFGNRYEIVELLGGGGMAQVFKGWDRSLQRAVTVKILRENLCSDEEFVRRFQREAQAVAGLSHPNIVNVYDVGREGETDYIVMEFIDGPTLKEVIRSRAPLPPEEAVELAKQICDALEHAHERGIVHRDIKPHNILITRTGRVKVTDFGIARSIAQNTMTMDRSIVGSVHYLSPEQARGLPVDEKSDIYALGVVMYELLSGQVPFQGETPIAVALQQIQEQPQALSILNPRVPSALEQVVLRAMEKEPARRYRNARALRQDLERVFTGQVAGRLPHADDDSPTVRLDGAVARIDAELAATEREEERKGARRADQGKGKRSWGVWAAGLLAAVLLLASLTFAWTRYMSVPEVTVPKVKGMRVTEAMERLEKLGLRAEPNYVFDNANVNMVIAQDPEENQVVKQNRAVKLTVSQGPKLIRVPNVTGKPLRDAQVALKEVNFNVNVEEVFDENPAGTVLFQSPVANSEQPGETVIQLRVSKGPEAKATMPPLVGSKLQEAQAKLEPLKIDLKLKLQENATLPPWTILAQDPPPNAPLKPGDPVTLTYCIPPANASPASPVKSSVRVFVPNDGKEHTVRIVFVDERGGQKELYSHRHKAGEIVSQEVATTGKGTVQAYVDQTVYWERKVE; this is translated from the coding sequence ATGATCGGACGCATCTTCGGCAATCGTTATGAAATCGTCGAACTCCTGGGCGGCGGCGGCATGGCTCAGGTCTTTAAAGGCTGGGACCGGTCGCTTCAACGGGCCGTCACCGTCAAAATCCTTCGCGAAAATCTCTGCTCTGACGAAGAGTTTGTCCGCCGGTTCCAACGGGAGGCCCAGGCGGTGGCCGGTTTGTCTCATCCCAATATCGTCAATGTCTATGACGTGGGCCGTGAGGGCGAGACCGACTACATAGTGATGGAGTTCATCGACGGGCCGACCCTGAAGGAGGTCATCCGCAGCCGGGCGCCTTTGCCGCCCGAGGAGGCCGTCGAACTGGCCAAGCAGATCTGCGACGCCCTCGAACACGCCCATGAGCGCGGCATCGTCCATCGCGATATCAAGCCCCACAACATCCTGATCACCCGGACAGGGCGGGTGAAGGTGACCGATTTTGGCATCGCCCGCTCCATCGCCCAGAACACGATGACCATGGACCGTTCCATCGTCGGGTCGGTCCACTACCTGTCGCCGGAACAGGCGCGGGGGCTGCCGGTCGATGAAAAATCGGACATCTATGCCCTCGGCGTCGTCATGTACGAATTGTTGAGCGGACAGGTGCCTTTTCAGGGGGAGACGCCGATCGCCGTGGCCCTCCAGCAGATCCAGGAGCAGCCTCAGGCATTGTCCATCCTGAACCCTCGTGTGCCCTCTGCGCTGGAGCAGGTGGTGTTGCGGGCGATGGAGAAAGAGCCGGCTCGCCGCTATCGCAACGCCCGGGCGCTCCGGCAGGATCTGGAGCGGGTCTTTACCGGCCAGGTGGCGGGACGGCTGCCCCATGCCGATGACGACAGCCCCACAGTGCGCCTGGACGGGGCTGTCGCCCGCATCGACGCGGAACTTGCCGCTACGGAGCGGGAAGAGGAAAGGAAAGGCGCCCGTAGAGCCGATCAAGGAAAAGGCAAGCGGTCCTGGGGCGTCTGGGCTGCAGGACTGTTGGCGGCGGTGTTGTTGCTGGCGAGCCTGACCTTTGCCTGGACGCGCTATATGAGCGTGCCCGAGGTGACCGTGCCGAAGGTCAAAGGGATGCGGGTCACCGAGGCCATGGAGCGGCTGGAAAAACTGGGGCTCCGCGCCGAGCCCAACTATGTCTTTGACAACGCCAACGTCAACATGGTCATCGCCCAGGACCCCGAGGAAAACCAGGTAGTCAAGCAAAACAGGGCCGTCAAACTGACGGTAAGCCAGGGACCCAAGCTGATCCGCGTTCCCAATGTGACGGGAAAACCGCTGCGAGACGCCCAGGTGGCGCTCAAGGAGGTCAACTTCAACGTCAATGTGGAAGAGGTCTTTGACGAAAACCCGGCCGGAACCGTCCTCTTTCAGTCCCCGGTAGCCAATTCGGAGCAGCCGGGGGAAACGGTCATCCAACTGCGAGTCAGCAAAGGGCCGGAGGCAAAGGCCACCATGCCTCCCCTGGTGGGGAGCAAGCTTCAGGAGGCCCAGGCCAAGTTGGAGCCGCTGAAGATCGATCTCAAACTGAAGCTTCAGGAGAACGCCACACTGCCGCCCTGGACGATTCTGGCCCAGGACCCGCCGCCGAACGCCCCGCTTAAGCCTGGCGATCCTGTCACCCTGACCTACTGCATCCCGCCTGCCAACGCCTCACCGGCCAGCCCCGTCAAATCATCGGTGCGCGTCTTTGTTCCCAATGACGGCAAAGAGCATACGGTGCGCATCGTCTTTGTCGATGAGCGGGGCGGCCAGAAGGAACTCTACAGTCATCGGCACAAGGCCGGCGAAATTGTCAGTCAGGAGGTCGCTACCACGGGCAAGGGAACGGTTCAGGCCTATGTGGACCAGACGGTGTACTGGGAGCGCAAGGTGGAGTGA
- the rlmN gene encoding 23S rRNA (adenine(2503)-C(2))-methyltransferase RlmN — protein sequence MKEPAEEAAIKQRTERQTEQPTDLRGLFPEEIAALLKPWGQPAFRGKQIFKWLQNRAVREVAEMTDLPQALRARLEEAGWLKPLALERRRVARDGTEKYLWRLADGELIESVLMPYRRAQTRDRVTVCLSTQAGCPLGCRFCATGQQGFRRNLTAAEIVGQVLDITYDQRKNDPDFKVTNLVFMGMGEPFLNYDNVRRAIGLFTHPEGQAIGQRRITVSTAGIVPGIDRFAGEDWEVNLALSLHAADDKQRSEWMPVNERFPLAQVLEACRRYWERTRRRLSVEYALMAGVNDRPEDARRLGSLFKGWPIHLNLIPVNAVAGTGARRPEREPTERFLAELRRWGVDAVIREERGQDIEAACGQLRGAARGEEEA from the coding sequence GTGAAGGAACCGGCAGAAGAAGCGGCCATAAAGCAGCGAACCGAGAGGCAGACAGAACAGCCCACTGACTTGCGCGGCCTCTTTCCCGAAGAGATAGCGGCTCTGCTCAAGCCATGGGGCCAACCGGCCTTCCGGGGCAAGCAGATATTCAAATGGCTCCAAAACCGGGCTGTTCGCGAGGTCGCCGAGATGACCGACCTGCCCCAGGCGCTGCGGGCCAGGCTGGAAGAAGCGGGGTGGCTGAAGCCCCTCGCCCTGGAACGGCGCCGCGTCGCCCGCGACGGCACCGAGAAATACCTCTGGCGGCTGGCTGACGGAGAACTGATCGAGTCGGTCCTCATGCCCTACCGGCGCGCCCAGACCCGGGACCGCGTGACCGTCTGCCTGTCCACGCAGGCCGGCTGCCCGCTCGGTTGCCGTTTTTGCGCCACCGGCCAGCAGGGTTTTCGGCGGAACCTGACAGCCGCAGAGATCGTCGGACAGGTGCTGGACATCACTTACGATCAGCGTAAGAATGATCCCGATTTCAAGGTGACCAATCTCGTTTTCATGGGGATGGGCGAGCCCTTTTTGAATTATGACAACGTCCGCCGGGCCATCGGTCTCTTCACCCACCCCGAGGGGCAGGCCATCGGCCAGCGTCGGATCACCGTCTCCACCGCCGGCATCGTGCCCGGCATCGACCGCTTTGCCGGCGAGGACTGGGAGGTGAACCTGGCCTTGTCGCTCCACGCCGCCGATGACAAGCAGCGCAGCGAGTGGATGCCGGTGAACGAACGGTTTCCCCTAGCCCAGGTGCTGGAGGCCTGCCGGCGCTACTGGGAAAGGACGAGGCGGCGCCTGTCCGTGGAGTACGCCCTCATGGCGGGCGTCAACGACCGGCCGGAGGATGCTAGGCGGCTGGGTTCGCTGTTCAAGGGTTGGCCCATCCACTTGAACCTGATTCCCGTCAATGCCGTCGCCGGGACAGGCGCCCGGCGGCCCGAGCGGGAACCGACAGAGCGCTTTCTCGCGGAACTGCGGCGCTGGGGAGTGGACGCCGTCATCCGTGAGGAGCGGGGACAGGATATCGAGGCGGCCTGCGGGCAACTGCGCGGCGCCGCCAGGGGGGAGGAGGAGGCATGA
- the rpe gene encoding ribulose-phosphate 3-epimerase translates to MTIKIAPSILSADFANLGAQVAAVEAGGAEYLHIDVMDGHFVPNITIGPLVVAALRERSRMVFDTHLMIEAPDKYIPDFIQAGSDLITVHQEACVHLHRTLSLIKEKGARAGVALNPATPWQSLACVLPMVDLVLVMSVNPGFGGQKFIAGALPKIEALARCRQEQGLCFEIQVDGGVNRTTAPQVVQAGADVLVAGSALFGAPDPQAEVAQLRAAALTL, encoded by the coding sequence ATGACGATCAAAATCGCGCCGTCGATCCTGTCGGCCGACTTCGCCAACCTGGGCGCGCAGGTCGCCGCCGTGGAAGCGGGCGGCGCCGAGTACCTGCACATCGACGTGATGGACGGTCACTTCGTGCCCAACATCACCATCGGACCCCTCGTCGTGGCGGCGTTGCGGGAGCGCAGCCGGATGGTCTTTGACACCCACCTGATGATCGAAGCCCCGGACAAGTACATCCCTGACTTCATCCAAGCCGGGTCGGACCTGATCACGGTCCACCAGGAGGCCTGTGTCCACCTGCACCGCACCCTGTCGCTGATCAAGGAAAAGGGCGCCCGGGCCGGTGTGGCTCTCAACCCAGCCACACCCTGGCAGAGCCTGGCCTGTGTCCTGCCCATGGTCGATCTGGTCCTGGTCATGTCCGTCAATCCCGGTTTTGGCGGCCAGAAGTTTATCGCCGGCGCCTTGCCCAAGATCGAAGCGTTGGCCCGTTGCCGCCAGGAGCAGGGCCTTTGCTTCGAGATCCAGGTCGACGGCGGTGTCAACCGGACGACGGCGCCCCAGGTCGTCCAGGCTGGGGCCGATGTGCTGGTGGCCGGTTCGGCCCTCTTCGGGGCGCCCGATCCCCAGGCTGAGGTGGCCCAACTCCGGGCGGCTGCGTTGACCCTTTGA
- a CDS encoding Stp1/IreP family PP2C-type Ser/Thr phosphatase yields MNVIARTDKGRVRPTNEDSHFCDVAQGLFLVADGMGGHEAGEVASALAVEAFTGHWRETEGNGEPGTRLEAACREANRRIYRESVNQPKWAGMGTTLTAAHLTASTLTVAHVGDSRAYLFQNGQVRLLTRDHSLVEEMVRLGKITEAEAQSHPQRNIITRALGTRDDVRVDVMTATWTQRDLLLLCTDGLTNLVTAEEMGRLFDPNAAIPYQREALERVADAMMNLALERGGYDNVTFLIIWQEEGEGWQA; encoded by the coding sequence ATGAACGTCATCGCTCGCACCGACAAAGGGCGAGTTCGGCCGACCAACGAGGACAGCCACTTCTGTGATGTGGCCCAGGGGCTTTTTCTGGTCGCCGACGGGATGGGCGGTCATGAGGCTGGGGAGGTCGCCAGTGCGCTGGCGGTGGAAGCTTTTACCGGCCATTGGCGCGAGACAGAGGGGAACGGGGAGCCGGGAACTCGGCTGGAGGCGGCCTGCCGGGAGGCGAACCGGCGGATCTACCGGGAGTCGGTGAACCAGCCGAAGTGGGCCGGCATGGGCACGACGCTCACGGCCGCCCATCTGACGGCGTCTACGCTCACCGTGGCCCATGTGGGCGACAGCCGGGCCTACCTCTTCCAAAACGGGCAGGTCCGCCTGCTGACGCGGGATCACTCCCTGGTGGAAGAGATGGTCCGCCTCGGCAAGATCACCGAGGCGGAGGCCCAGTCCCACCCGCAGCGCAACATCATCACCCGTGCCCTGGGCACCCGCGATGATGTGCGGGTGGACGTGATGACGGCGACCTGGACACAGCGGGACCTGTTGCTCTTGTGCACCGACGGCCTGACCAACCTGGTGACGGCCGAGGAGATGGGCCGGCTCTTTGATCCGAACGCCGCGATTCCCTACCAGCGGGAGGCCCTGGAACGCGTCGCCGACGCCATGATGAATCTGGCCCTGGAACGGGGCGGTTATGACAATGTCACTTTCCTGATCATATGGCAAGAGGAAGGTGAGGGGTGGCAGGCATGA
- the rsgA gene encoding ribosome small subunit-dependent GTPase A, with translation MNQRETEGTIIKGYSGFYYVLAGGRLHTCSLRGKFRLKGDDRVFLPGDRVRICVLEGDKGVIEAVLPRRNELLRPPVANVDQVLLVFALASPDPDFVLVDRLLVLAAHAGIRPVLVWNKADIAPPERVAQVQALYRDIGMDQFVLSARQGENLEGLKGLLEDRISVVAGPSGAGKSTLLNALAPGLSLKTGEVSAKIGRGRHTTRHVELIRLTSGALVADTPGFSTLYLPDIPVQDLPGFFPEMAPHLGGCRFTSCLHKTEPDCAVIKAVEAGQIHRQRYDHYLMFLNELIERERQAPKGRKS, from the coding sequence TTGAACCAAAGGGAGACGGAAGGAACGATCATCAAAGGATACAGCGGGTTTTACTATGTCCTCGCCGGCGGCCGGTTGCACACCTGCTCCTTGCGGGGCAAGTTTCGACTGAAGGGCGATGACCGCGTCTTTTTGCCCGGCGATCGGGTGCGCATCTGCGTCCTGGAAGGGGACAAAGGGGTCATCGAAGCGGTGTTGCCGCGGCGGAACGAACTGCTGCGCCCGCCCGTGGCCAATGTGGACCAAGTGCTCCTGGTCTTTGCCCTGGCGTCGCCTGACCCTGATTTCGTCCTTGTCGACCGTTTGCTCGTCCTGGCTGCTCATGCCGGCATCCGGCCTGTCCTCGTCTGGAACAAGGCGGACATCGCGCCGCCTGAGCGGGTGGCCCAGGTCCAGGCGCTCTACAGGGATATCGGGATGGACCAGTTCGTGCTCTCGGCGCGGCAGGGGGAGAACCTGGAGGGGCTGAAGGGCCTGCTGGAGGACCGCATCTCCGTCGTCGCCGGCCCCTCGGGGGCGGGCAAGTCGACCCTCCTCAACGCGCTGGCGCCGGGGTTGTCCCTCAAGACGGGCGAGGTCAGCGCCAAGATCGGCCGCGGCCGCCACACCACCCGCCATGTGGAACTGATCCGGTTGACGTCGGGCGCGCTGGTCGCCGATACACCCGGGTTTTCCACCCTCTATCTGCCCGATATCCCCGTCCAGGATTTGCCCGGATTTTTCCCTGAGATGGCGCCTCACCTCGGCGGTTGCCGTTTTACCAGTTGCCTGCACAAGACGGAGCCGGACTGTGCCGTCATCAAGGCCGTCGAGGCGGGGCAGATCCACCGGCAGCGCTACGACCACTACCTGATGTTCCTGAACGAATTGATCGAGCGGGAGCGACAGGCCCCGAAAGGAAGAAAATCATGA
- the rsmB gene encoding 16S rRNA (cytosine(967)-C(5))-methyltransferase RsmB: MQPSPRGVALDVLNAVEERKAYANLQLAHALEGSGLQRLDRGLVSELVLGVLRRQNALDFALDGLLKRPGGVPTDARRLLRLGAYQILYLDRIPDAVACHETVELAKQAGLGRLTSLINGVLRQLVRRRDEIPWPRWEDKPVEHLTVVESHPEWLVRRWLKQFGAERTRAICQVNNQPAAVSLRVNGLRANRDAFLQQLAEAGVEAVPSALHGMGVRLASASAVTRLPGFAEGLFTVQDESSMVVAPVVDPQPGEIVVDACAAPGGKTTHMAERSGDKATIHSWDIHPHKLGLIRENCRRLGIECVQVEAIDARHPAEALRGEVDCLLLDAPCSGLGVLRRKPELRYRISEADLVRLRELQRELLDGAAPLVKPGGVLVYSTCTIEPEENFQQVKDFLQRHPDFGAEDLSPFLPDLDFTEEEKRQSAKGYFQILPHRFQTDGFFVARLRRRS, encoded by the coding sequence ATGCAGCCATCGCCGAGAGGCGTCGCCCTGGACGTGCTCAACGCCGTCGAAGAACGAAAAGCCTACGCCAACCTGCAGTTGGCCCACGCCCTGGAGGGGAGCGGACTGCAGCGGCTCGACCGCGGCCTTGTGTCCGAATTGGTGCTGGGCGTGCTCCGTCGTCAAAACGCCCTCGATTTTGCCCTCGACGGGCTGTTAAAGCGGCCCGGCGGCGTCCCCACGGATGCGCGCCGTCTCCTGCGGCTCGGCGCTTACCAGATTCTCTATTTGGACCGCATCCCCGACGCCGTCGCCTGCCATGAGACGGTGGAACTGGCCAAACAGGCCGGTCTGGGCCGCCTGACATCGCTGATCAACGGTGTGCTGCGCCAACTGGTCCGGCGGCGCGACGAGATCCCCTGGCCGCGCTGGGAAGACAAGCCGGTAGAGCATCTCACTGTCGTCGAATCTCATCCCGAGTGGCTCGTCCGTCGCTGGCTCAAACAGTTTGGGGCCGAGCGGACCCGGGCGATCTGCCAGGTCAACAACCAGCCGGCGGCTGTGTCGCTCCGGGTCAACGGGCTGCGCGCCAATCGGGACGCCTTTTTGCAACAACTGGCTGAAGCCGGTGTGGAAGCTGTCCCTTCGGCGCTGCACGGCATGGGAGTCCGGCTGGCCTCGGCCTCGGCGGTGACGCGCCTGCCCGGATTTGCGGAAGGGCTGTTTACCGTTCAGGATGAGAGTTCCATGGTCGTCGCGCCGGTCGTCGACCCGCAGCCGGGGGAGATCGTCGTGGACGCCTGCGCAGCGCCGGGGGGAAAGACGACCCATATGGCTGAACGGAGCGGCGACAAGGCGACCATCCATTCCTGGGACATCCATCCCCACAAGTTGGGTCTGATCCGGGAGAACTGCCGGCGGCTGGGAATCGAGTGCGTCCAGGTGGAGGCTATCGATGCCCGCCATCCGGCGGAGGCGTTGCGAGGCGAAGTCGACTGCCTGCTTCTGGACGCCCCTTGCAGCGGCCTCGGGGTGTTGCGCCGCAAACCGGAACTGCGCTACCGCATCTCCGAGGCCGATCTGGTCCGGCTGCGGGAGTTGCAGCGGGAGTTGTTGGACGGCGCGGCGCCGCTCGTCAAGCCGGGCGGGGTGCTTGTCTACTCCACTTGCACCATCGAGCCGGAGGAAAACTTCCAGCAGGTGAAAGACTTCCTGCAGCGCCATCCGGACTTTGGCGCTGAAGATCTGTCGCCCTTCCTGCCTGATCTGGATTTTACAGAGGAAGAGAAGCGGCAGTCGGCAAAGGGGTACTTTCAAATCCTGCCCCATCGCTTTCAAACGGACGGGTTCTTTGTGGCCCGGTTAAGGAGGCGGTCTTGA